The following coding sequences are from one Streptomyces sp. NBC_00536 window:
- a CDS encoding helix-turn-helix domain-containing protein, with amino-acid sequence MEKQPESDQDAEHDAEHDAEHDAEHDAEHDAEQDSRHGGPPRARHRAVLDEVGPRLKRLRARRGLTLAALAETTGISKSTLSRLESGQRRPSLELLLPLAEAYRVPLDDLVGAPEVGDPRVRLTPRTLPNGGMSVALSRGPGPLQAFKMVIADRGAQPEPRTHEGYEWLYVLDGRLRLVLADYDLVLGPGEVAEFDTRLPHWFTSADGRPVELLSLFGRQGERMHVRAKPRGDGG; translated from the coding sequence ATGGAAAAGCAGCCGGAATCCGACCAGGACGCTGAGCACGACGCCGAGCACGACGCCGAGCACGACGCTGAGCACGACGCTGAGCACGACGCCGAGCAGGACTCACGGCACGGCGGCCCGCCGAGGGCTCGGCACCGGGCGGTTCTCGACGAGGTCGGCCCCCGCCTCAAGCGGCTGCGCGCCCGCCGCGGGCTGACGCTGGCGGCGCTCGCCGAGACGACCGGCATCTCCAAGAGCACGCTGTCCCGGCTGGAGTCCGGCCAGCGCCGCCCCAGCCTGGAACTGCTGCTCCCGCTCGCCGAGGCGTACCGGGTGCCGCTGGACGACCTGGTCGGCGCGCCGGAGGTGGGGGACCCGCGGGTGCGGCTGACCCCGCGCACCCTGCCCAACGGCGGCATGTCCGTGGCCCTGTCGCGCGGCCCGGGCCCGCTCCAGGCGTTCAAGATGGTCATCGCGGACCGGGGCGCGCAGCCGGAGCCGCGGACGCACGAGGGCTACGAGTGGCTGTACGTCCTCGACGGGCGGCTGCGCCTCGTCCTCGCCGATTACGACCTGGTCCTCGGGCCCGGCGAGGTCGCCGAGTTCGACACCCGCCTCCCGCACTGGTTCACCAGCGCGGACGGCCGCCCGGTCGAACTCCTCAGCCTCTTCGGCAGACAGGGCGAGCGCATGCACGTCCGCGCGAAACCCCGCGGCGACGGGGGCTAG
- a CDS encoding serine hydrolase domain-containing protein produces MSEQAGQKSRSFFGARSAAAVAVVAAMTAAVMTAGALAPPAAFAATRTDTVQRGLDALVRDDGLPGALAAVRDRDGRTRTYTAGVGDLATGAAVPGDGQVRIGSNTKAFTAVAVLQLVAEGRVGLDTPVDTYLPGLVHGERIDGSRITVRHLLQQTSGLPNYTAYDIQPKPYDPRDLVAIALAHPGHFDPGEKWEYSNTNYVLAGLIVEQVTRRPLAEEITRRVIVPAGLRHTYFPAPGDITIREPHPHGYDRESATAPLVDITEMDPSWAWAAGQMISTNADLNRFYTALLSGGLLPRAQLDQMKTTVGAEYFGEGARYGLGLVSIPLSCGGVYWGHGGSFPGYETRGGVTAKGRAANVAVTIQPTDKAAMNHVAKIVDTALCGR; encoded by the coding sequence GTGAGTGAGCAAGCAGGACAGAAGTCGCGTTCGTTCTTCGGAGCGCGGTCGGCGGCCGCGGTGGCCGTGGTCGCCGCGATGACCGCCGCCGTCATGACGGCGGGCGCACTGGCGCCCCCCGCGGCGTTCGCCGCCACCCGCACGGACACCGTCCAGCGGGGGCTGGACGCGCTGGTGCGCGACGACGGCCTGCCCGGCGCGCTGGCCGCCGTACGGGACCGCGACGGCCGTACCCGTACGTACACCGCGGGCGTCGGCGACCTGGCCACCGGCGCGGCGGTGCCCGGGGACGGGCAGGTGCGGATCGGCAGCAACACCAAGGCGTTCACCGCGGTGGCCGTGCTGCAACTGGTCGCGGAGGGACGGGTCGGCCTCGACACCCCGGTCGACACCTACCTGCCGGGCCTGGTCCACGGGGAGCGGATCGACGGCAGCCGGATCACCGTCCGGCACCTCCTGCAGCAGACCAGCGGCCTCCCCAACTACACCGCCTACGACATCCAGCCGAAGCCCTACGATCCCCGCGACCTCGTCGCCATCGCCCTGGCGCACCCGGGCCACTTCGACCCCGGCGAGAAGTGGGAGTACAGCAACACGAACTACGTCCTGGCCGGCCTGATCGTCGAACAGGTCACCCGGCGCCCCCTCGCCGAGGAGATCACCCGGCGCGTCATCGTGCCCGCGGGCCTGCGCCACACCTACTTCCCCGCCCCCGGCGACATCACCATCCGGGAGCCCCACCCCCACGGCTACGACCGGGAGTCGGCGACCGCGCCGCTGGTCGACATCACGGAGATGGACCCGTCCTGGGCCTGGGCGGCGGGCCAGATGATCTCCACCAACGCGGACCTCAACCGCTTCTACACCGCGCTCCTGTCCGGCGGCCTCCTGCCGCGCGCCCAGCTCGACCAGATGAAGACCACCGTCGGCGCGGAGTACTTCGGCGAGGGCGCTCGCTACGGCCTGGGCCTGGTGAGCATCCCGCTGTCGTGCGGCGGCGTCTACTGGGGCCACGGCGGCAGCTTCCCCGGGTACGAGACCCGCGGCGGCGTCACCGCCAAGGGCCGCGCGGCGAACGTGGCGGTGACCATCCAGCCGACGGACAAGGCCGCCATGAACCACGTCGCGAAGATCGTGGACACAGCCCTGTGCGGCCGCTGA
- a CDS encoding helix-turn-helix domain-containing protein, translated as MASLNVGNLGEYLREQRRQAQLSLRQLAEAAGVSNPYLSQIERGLRKPSADILQQLAKALRISAETLYVQAGILDERDRDEVETRAVILADPSISERQKQVLLQIYESFRKENALDAEAGAHAEADTRAEADTTEL; from the coding sequence ATGGCATCGCTCAACGTCGGGAACCTCGGCGAGTACCTCCGCGAGCAGCGGAGGCAGGCGCAGCTCTCGCTGCGGCAGCTGGCCGAGGCGGCGGGGGTGTCCAATCCGTACCTCAGCCAGATCGAGCGCGGGCTGCGCAAGCCGAGCGCGGACATCCTGCAGCAGCTCGCCAAGGCGCTGCGGATCTCCGCGGAGACGCTGTACGTGCAGGCCGGGATCCTCGACGAGCGCGACCGCGACGAAGTGGAGACGCGCGCCGTCATCCTCGCCGACCCGTCGATCAGCGAGCGGCAGAAGCAGGTCCTGCTCCAGATCTACGAGTCGTTCCGCAAGGAGAACGCGCTCGATGCCGAAGCCGGTGCGCATGCCGAAGCCGATACGCGTGCCGAAGCCGATACGACCGAACTGTGA
- a CDS encoding DUF2516 family protein, with the protein MLIRGFDNGVLPLLGYAMLLLAVAAFVFALLAREDAYRAAGKQTKTFWMVLLGVAVLVDFFLGSAMLFLQIAGLVATIVFFVDVRPALKQVSGGGGRRKGGSSSDGPYGPYNGGR; encoded by the coding sequence ATGTTGATCCGGGGTTTCGACAACGGGGTCCTGCCCCTGCTGGGCTACGCCATGCTGCTGCTCGCCGTCGCGGCGTTCGTCTTCGCGCTGCTGGCCCGTGAGGACGCGTACCGGGCCGCGGGCAAGCAGACCAAGACCTTCTGGATGGTGCTCCTCGGCGTCGCGGTCCTCGTGGACTTCTTCCTGGGGTCCGCGATGCTGTTCCTGCAGATCGCCGGGCTGGTCGCCACCATCGTCTTCTTCGTCGACGTACGCCCCGCCCTCAAGCAGGTCTCGGGCGGCGGCGGGCGGCGCAAGGGCGGCAGCAGCAGCGACGGGCCGTACGGGCCCTACAACGGCGGCCGGTAG
- a CDS encoding PP2C family protein-serine/threonine phosphatase encodes MPASVPRQRDTPPAESGQARPPATYTVVPPQQPGGTAQPAGPQALTLLVIQDDPAGGLTVPEILDSDGHRIRIRTARNLTEAARLLTHDVHCILLDLSLTGTGTGTDSADPEADELAMLRQVLRMAPRHAVLVLTAEADAERAAEAVRVGAQDFLFGSELDGRLLSRAIRYAVERKRADIAQYKLAESRLRAQENARLERGLLPHPLLEGSDLRFAARYHAGRSRALLGGDFYDTVRTPDGTVHAMIGDVCGHGPDEAALGVELRIAWRALTLAGLCGDDLLATLQEVLEVERPCEEIFATLCTVDISPDGRRAGLCLAGHPAPLISRPGRPARLLPYEDSGPALGLLPRARWPRRQVDLGGTWSLMLYTDGLIEGRIGAGRERLGQDGMVEMINRHLDRGLRGEGLLEAAVSEARRLNGGELTDDVAVVLLDRTAG; translated from the coding sequence ATGCCCGCATCCGTACCGCGGCAGAGGGACACCCCGCCCGCGGAGAGCGGTCAGGCCCGCCCGCCCGCCACGTACACCGTCGTACCGCCCCAGCAGCCGGGCGGAACGGCCCAGCCGGCCGGGCCGCAGGCCCTGACCCTGCTGGTGATCCAGGACGACCCCGCGGGCGGTCTCACCGTCCCCGAGATCCTCGACTCCGACGGCCACCGCATCCGGATCCGCACCGCCCGCAACCTCACCGAAGCGGCGCGGCTGCTCACCCATGACGTGCACTGCATCCTGCTCGACCTGTCCTTGACGGGGACAGGGACAGGTACCGACAGCGCCGACCCCGAGGCCGACGAGCTGGCGATGCTGCGCCAGGTGCTGCGCATGGCTCCGCGGCACGCCGTCCTGGTCCTGACCGCCGAGGCCGACGCCGAGCGGGCCGCCGAGGCGGTCCGTGTCGGCGCCCAGGACTTCCTCTTCGGCAGCGAACTGGACGGCCGGCTGCTGAGCCGCGCCATCCGCTACGCGGTGGAACGAAAACGCGCCGACATCGCCCAGTACAAGCTGGCCGAGTCCCGGCTGCGCGCCCAGGAGAACGCCCGCCTGGAACGCGGCCTGCTCCCCCACCCCCTGCTGGAGGGCTCGGACCTGCGCTTCGCCGCCCGCTACCACGCGGGCCGCAGCCGGGCCCTGCTCGGCGGCGACTTCTACGACACCGTCCGCACCCCCGACGGCACCGTCCACGCGATGATCGGCGACGTCTGCGGCCACGGCCCGGACGAGGCCGCCCTCGGCGTGGAGCTGCGCATCGCCTGGCGCGCGCTGACCCTGGCGGGCCTGTGCGGGGACGATCTGCTGGCGACGCTCCAGGAAGTGCTGGAGGTGGAACGTCCCTGCGAGGAGATCTTCGCGACGCTCTGCACCGTGGACATCTCCCCGGACGGCCGCCGCGCGGGCCTGTGCCTGGCGGGCCATCCGGCCCCGCTCATATCCCGGCCGGGCCGCCCCGCACGACTCCTCCCCTACGAGGACAGCGGCCCGGCGCTGGGACTGCTGCCCCGGGCCCGCTGGCCCCGCCGCCAGGTCGACCTCGGCGGCACGTGGAGCCTGATGCTCTACACGGACGGCCTGATCGAGGGCCGGATCGGCGCCGGGCGCGAGCGCCTCGGCCAGGACGGCATGGTCGAGATGATCAACCGGCACCTCGACCGCGGACTGCGCGGCGAGGGCCTGCTGGAAGCGGCCGTCAGCGAGGCCCGCCGCCTCAACGGGGGCGAACTCACCGACGACGTGGCCGTCGTCCTCCTGGACCGCACGGCGGGCTGA
- a CDS encoding transposase — MTERPKKKQLRTLDAPFVALGPSGVAIRDRLKNLTPEDEKVLRLVGEHLGALASRDLAARCRDGLEHSTDTWAGRKRGVTAESSSRWAGAITKATHDQWALSRRCQLAYILSLEAGVRTLMHRLSQPIGERGTKRAPGAYRSKREWFHKSRRLHVLEHRLDIAHAEREAGAVHVVRGGRKLLNTRHNLEAAQIDESEWRQRWEAERWFLQADGESGKRFGNETIRVTPDGEIDIKLPTPLAHLANAPRGRYVLASKVAFAHRGQEWGDRIEANRAVAYRVHLDVERGRWYLTASWQRPVVRTIPLATAQAQGMIGVDTNADHFAAYRLDAHGNPVGDPRRFFYDLSGTADHRDAQIRHAITQILHWAERSGVAAIAIENLDFTAEKTREKHGRKKRFRQLISGIPTGKLKARLVSMAAEMDISIVAVDPAYTSMWGDQHWRKPLTSNKRKMSRHDAAGIAIGRRALGHPIRRREAPPHDDRSDRRGHRTVQAGPDTRGREGTRPPVTERAHDARRRTGTQRTRETSAPKTVRDARSAGTWVQDSLLLTDEER; from the coding sequence ATGACTGAGCGGCCGAAGAAGAAGCAGCTCCGTACCCTCGACGCGCCATTCGTGGCCCTCGGCCCGTCCGGTGTGGCGATACGCGACCGCCTCAAGAACCTCACGCCCGAGGACGAGAAGGTGTTGCGGCTGGTGGGTGAGCACCTGGGCGCGCTGGCTTCCCGCGACCTGGCGGCCCGCTGTCGTGATGGTCTGGAGCACTCCACGGATACGTGGGCTGGCCGGAAGCGAGGTGTGACGGCTGAGTCCTCGTCCCGCTGGGCCGGGGCGATCACGAAGGCCACACACGATCAGTGGGCCCTCTCCCGCCGCTGCCAGCTCGCGTACATCCTGAGCCTTGAGGCCGGTGTCCGCACGCTGATGCACCGCCTGTCCCAGCCGATCGGCGAGCGCGGTACGAAGCGGGCACCCGGCGCCTACCGCTCCAAGCGCGAATGGTTCCACAAGTCCCGGCGTCTGCACGTACTGGAGCACCGTCTCGACATCGCGCATGCTGAGCGGGAAGCGGGTGCAGTGCACGTGGTGCGCGGCGGCCGGAAGCTCCTGAATACCCGCCACAACCTCGAAGCCGCTCAGATCGATGAGTCCGAGTGGCGCCAGCGGTGGGAAGCCGAACGCTGGTTCCTCCAGGCGGACGGCGAGTCGGGGAAGCGGTTCGGGAACGAGACGATCCGCGTCACCCCCGACGGCGAGATCGACATCAAGCTGCCCACCCCCCTCGCCCACCTGGCCAACGCGCCGCGTGGCCGGTACGTCCTCGCCTCCAAGGTGGCATTCGCGCACCGGGGCCAGGAGTGGGGCGACCGCATCGAGGCGAACCGGGCCGTCGCCTACCGCGTCCACCTCGACGTGGAACGCGGACGCTGGTACCTCACCGCCTCGTGGCAGCGCCCCGTCGTCCGGACGATCCCGCTGGCGACGGCCCAAGCTCAGGGCATGATCGGTGTGGACACGAACGCCGACCACTTCGCCGCCTACCGGCTCGACGCGCACGGCAACCCGGTCGGCGACCCGCGCCGGTTCTTCTACGACCTGTCCGGCACCGCCGACCACCGCGACGCGCAGATCCGCCACGCCATCACCCAGATACTGCACTGGGCTGAGCGATCCGGGGTGGCGGCCATCGCGATCGAGAACCTCGACTTCACCGCCGAGAAGACCCGCGAGAAGCACGGCCGCAAAAAGCGGTTCCGGCAGCTCATCTCCGGCATCCCCACCGGCAAGCTCAAGGCCCGGCTGGTGTCCATGGCAGCCGAGATGGACATCTCCATCGTCGCCGTCGATCCCGCATACACGTCGATGTGGGGCGACCAGCACTGGCGCAAGCCCCTGACCAGCAACAAGCGAAAGATGTCCCGTCACGATGCCGCTGGCATCGCGATCGGACGACGCGCCCTCGGGCACCCGATCCGGCGACGGGAGGCACCGCCCCACGACGACCGGAGTGATCGTCGCGGGCATCGGACCGTCCAGGCCGGACCGGACACCCGAGGGCGTGAGGGAACCCGCCCACCCGTCACGGAACGTGCACACGATGCACGCCGCCGGACAGGGACACAGCGAACGCGGGAGACCAGCGCACCCAAAACCGTTCGGGATGCGCGCAGTGCCGGGACGTGGGTCCAAGATTCACTCCTGCTCACTGATGAGGAACGGTGA
- a CDS encoding IS607 family transposase, with product MNLKEWAKAQGVHPQTAYRWFREGVLPVPAERVGPRTILVNVEANSSPSVTGGVGLYARVSSHDQRQDLERQVARLTEWAAKAGHRVVRVESEIASGMNGSQAKARRLLADPAVTTVVVEHNDRLGRMNIELVEAALSATGRRLVVLNEGEAEDDLVRDMAEVLTSFCARLYGRRSAENRVKKALEAAAADD from the coding sequence ATGAACCTCAAGGAGTGGGCGAAGGCGCAGGGTGTGCATCCGCAGACCGCGTATCGCTGGTTCCGTGAGGGCGTGTTGCCGGTTCCTGCTGAGCGGGTGGGGCCGCGCACGATCCTGGTCAACGTCGAGGCGAACTCGTCGCCGTCCGTGACGGGTGGTGTGGGCCTGTACGCCCGCGTTTCCTCTCACGATCAGAGGCAGGATCTGGAACGTCAGGTCGCCAGGCTGACCGAGTGGGCGGCGAAGGCCGGGCACCGAGTGGTGCGGGTCGAATCCGAGATCGCCTCGGGCATGAACGGCAGCCAGGCAAAGGCGCGTCGCCTGCTGGCCGACCCTGCGGTGACCACTGTGGTGGTCGAGCACAATGACCGCCTCGGCCGGATGAACATCGAACTCGTCGAAGCCGCCCTGTCTGCGACCGGCCGCCGCCTGGTGGTCCTGAACGAGGGCGAAGCCGAAGACGACCTGGTACGGGACATGGCTGAGGTCCTGACCTCCTTCTGCGCCCGCCTGTACGGCCGCCGCTCTGCGGAGAACCGGGTGAAGAAGGCTCTGGAGGCGGCGGCTGCCGATGACTGA
- a CDS encoding C40 family peptidase, translated as MKRHRGASALTLLCAMAILTAPGLVSTAYAAPGALAAPLAPSAPLAPLTPAAPGTPAAPEPGAKSLEQVHKEIEDLYRQAGTATDAYNLAVGEAKTQSDKIVEIAKQVVAGQERISTLKNRAGAAARAQYRSGGLPPGAQLALSPSPSVFLAGADLLRQGEKATADNLAELNRTQSDLQQYAADASAHWQTLEANRVKQETAKKEIEQKIKTAEELESKLQAEEKARLIQLEQEAQYKAQTAWLSSGALKELQGTASEAGRKAVQFATAQIGKRYEWGHEGPDTFDCSGLTSQAWLAAGRPIPRTSQEQLRLLPKVAVKDMRPGDLIIYFDDASHVAMYIGDGAMVHAPRPGRTITIAGAGSMPIKAVVRPDA; from the coding sequence ATGAAACGACACCGTGGCGCATCCGCGCTCACCCTGCTCTGCGCGATGGCGATACTGACGGCCCCGGGCCTGGTGAGCACGGCGTACGCCGCCCCGGGCGCCCTGGCGGCCCCGCTGGCCCCCTCGGCCCCCTTGGCCCCTTTGACCCCCGCCGCGCCGGGCACTCCGGCCGCGCCGGAGCCGGGGGCCAAGTCGCTGGAGCAGGTGCACAAGGAGATAGAGGACCTGTACCGCCAGGCGGGCACCGCCACGGACGCGTACAACCTCGCGGTGGGCGAGGCCAAGACCCAGTCCGACAAGATCGTCGAGATCGCCAAGCAGGTGGTGGCCGGGCAGGAGCGGATCTCGACGCTCAAGAACCGCGCGGGCGCCGCCGCCCGCGCCCAGTACCGCTCGGGCGGCCTGCCGCCGGGCGCGCAGCTGGCCCTGAGCCCCAGCCCGAGCGTGTTCCTGGCCGGCGCCGACCTGCTGCGGCAGGGCGAGAAGGCCACCGCGGACAACCTCGCCGAGCTGAACCGGACCCAGTCCGACCTCCAGCAGTACGCGGCGGACGCGAGCGCTCACTGGCAGACCCTGGAAGCCAACCGGGTCAAGCAGGAGACCGCCAAGAAGGAGATCGAGCAGAAGATCAAGACCGCGGAGGAGCTGGAGAGCAAGCTCCAGGCCGAGGAGAAGGCCCGGCTGATCCAGCTGGAGCAGGAGGCGCAGTACAAGGCGCAGACCGCCTGGCTGTCCTCGGGCGCGCTCAAGGAACTCCAGGGCACGGCCTCCGAGGCGGGGCGCAAGGCGGTCCAGTTCGCCACCGCCCAGATCGGGAAGCGGTACGAATGGGGCCACGAGGGCCCGGACACCTTCGACTGCTCGGGGCTCACCTCGCAGGCGTGGCTGGCGGCGGGCCGGCCGATCCCGCGGACCTCGCAGGAGCAGCTGCGGCTGCTGCCGAAGGTCGCGGTCAAGGACATGCGGCCGGGCGACCTGATCATCTACTTCGACGACGCGAGCCATGTCGCGATGTACATCGGCGACGGGGCGATGGTGCATGCGCCGCGGCCGGGGCGGACGATCACGATCGCGGGTGCGGGTTCGATGCCGATCAAGGCGGTCGTGCGGCCTGACGCGTAG
- a CDS encoding class I SAM-dependent methyltransferase, which translates to MAARTPPPSRPVGAVTRGTTNPNRLRRMDRWIAATHGAALLRAAAPVAVDLGYGAAPWTAVELLARLRPVAPRVRVVGIEIEPARVAGAKPYEREGLSFRHGGFEVPLDGGERPALIRAANVLRQYDEEQVAQVWERLCGRLAPGGLLVEGTCDEIGRRHVWVALGPEGARTVTFATRLGSLERPSDLAERLPKALIHRNVPGEPVHAFLRDFDRAWAAAAPYASLGARQRWIRAAKGLAADWPLTDGPKRWRQGELTVRWEALRPRA; encoded by the coding sequence ATGGCCGCACGCACTCCTCCTCCCAGCCGACCCGTGGGTGCGGTGACCCGGGGCACCACCAATCCGAACCGGTTGCGCCGAATGGACCGCTGGATCGCCGCCACGCACGGGGCCGCACTGCTGCGCGCCGCGGCGCCCGTGGCCGTGGACCTGGGGTACGGGGCCGCGCCGTGGACGGCGGTCGAGCTGCTGGCCCGGCTGCGGCCGGTGGCGCCGCGGGTCCGGGTGGTCGGGATCGAGATCGAACCGGCCCGGGTCGCGGGCGCGAAGCCGTACGAGCGCGAGGGCCTGAGCTTTCGGCACGGCGGCTTCGAGGTGCCGCTGGACGGCGGTGAGCGGCCGGCCCTGATCCGGGCGGCGAACGTGCTGCGCCAGTACGACGAGGAGCAGGTCGCACAGGTGTGGGAGCGGCTGTGCGGGCGCCTCGCGCCGGGCGGGCTGCTGGTGGAGGGGACCTGCGACGAGATCGGGCGGCGGCACGTGTGGGTCGCGCTGGGCCCGGAGGGGGCGCGCACGGTGACCTTCGCGACCCGGCTGGGCTCCCTGGAGCGCCCCTCGGACCTGGCGGAGCGGCTGCCGAAGGCGCTGATCCACCGCAACGTGCCGGGCGAGCCGGTGCACGCGTTCCTGCGGGACTTCGACCGGGCGTGGGCCGCGGCGGCTCCGTACGCCTCGCTGGGCGCCCGGCAGCGGTGGATCCGTGCGGCGAAGGGACTGGCGGCGGACTGGCCGCTGACGGACGGTCCGAAGCGCTGGCGGCAGGGTGAACTGACGGTCCGGTGGGAGGCGTTGCGCCCGAGGGCGTGA
- the mshA gene encoding D-inositol-3-phosphate glycosyltransferase: protein MSQYVSRLGGRIAAARSTRLDAPRRLLPAVGHHRKPRRVAMLSVHTSPLHQPGTGDAGGMNVYIVELAKRLAAINIEVEIFTRATTGGLPPVVEITPGVLVRHIDAGPYEGLAKEELPAQLCAFTHGVMQAWAGHRPGYYDLVHSHYWLSGHVGWLAAERWGVPLVHAMHTMAKVKNAALAEGDSPEPAARVIGETQIVAAADRLIANTAEEADELVRHYEADPGKVAVVHPGVNLQRFTVGDGRAAARARLGLPQDAVIPLFAGRIQPLKAPDILLRAVAELVDQDPTLRGRLLVPVVGGPSGSGLAKPEGLQKLAARLGIADLVRFHPPVGQDQLADWFRAASVLVMPSYNESFGLVAIEAQATGTPVLAAAVGGLPVAVNDGVTGILVPGHDPVDYARQLRRFVDDPTLTDRMGREAARHAQFFGWDTAAAGTADVYTAAMHDHRRHVRSHHG, encoded by the coding sequence TTGAGTCAGTACGTGTCCCGGCTCGGCGGCAGGATCGCCGCCGCCCGCAGCACCCGCCTCGACGCGCCCCGGCGGCTGCTGCCCGCCGTCGGCCACCACCGCAAACCGCGCCGGGTCGCGATGCTCAGCGTGCACACCTCGCCGCTGCACCAGCCCGGCACCGGTGACGCGGGCGGTATGAACGTGTACATCGTGGAGCTGGCCAAGCGGCTCGCCGCGATCAATATCGAGGTCGAGATCTTCACCCGGGCCACCACCGGCGGGCTGCCCCCGGTCGTGGAGATCACCCCGGGCGTCCTGGTCCGGCACATAGACGCGGGCCCCTACGAGGGCCTCGCGAAGGAAGAGCTGCCCGCCCAGCTCTGCGCCTTCACCCACGGCGTCATGCAGGCCTGGGCCGGACACCGCCCCGGCTACTACGACCTCGTCCACTCCCACTACTGGCTCTCCGGCCACGTCGGCTGGCTCGCCGCCGAACGCTGGGGCGTCCCGCTCGTGCACGCCATGCACACCATGGCCAAGGTCAAGAACGCCGCGCTGGCCGAGGGCGACAGCCCCGAGCCCGCCGCGCGCGTCATAGGCGAGACCCAGATCGTGGCCGCCGCCGACCGCCTCATCGCCAACACCGCCGAGGAAGCCGACGAGCTGGTCCGCCACTACGAGGCCGACCCCGGCAAAGTGGCCGTCGTACACCCCGGCGTGAACCTCCAGCGCTTCACCGTCGGCGACGGCCGCGCCGCCGCCCGCGCCCGCCTCGGACTCCCGCAGGACGCCGTCATCCCGCTCTTCGCGGGCCGCATCCAGCCGCTCAAGGCCCCCGACATCCTGCTGCGCGCCGTCGCCGAGCTGGTCGACCAGGACCCCACCCTGCGCGGCCGCCTCCTCGTCCCCGTCGTCGGCGGCCCCAGCGGCAGCGGCCTCGCCAAGCCCGAGGGCCTGCAGAAGCTCGCGGCCCGGCTCGGCATCGCCGACCTGGTCCGCTTCCACCCGCCGGTCGGCCAGGACCAGCTCGCGGACTGGTTCCGGGCCGCGTCCGTGCTGGTCATGCCCTCGTACAACGAATCCTTCGGACTGGTCGCCATAGAGGCCCAGGCCACCGGTACGCCGGTCCTCGCGGCCGCGGTCGGCGGGCTCCCGGTCGCCGTCAACGACGGGGTCACGGGCATTCTCGTACCCGGTCACGACCCCGTCGACTACGCGCGCCAGCTGCGCCGCTTCGTCGACGACCCCACGCTCACCGACCGGATGGGGCGCGAGGCGGCCCGCCACGCGCAGTTCTTCGGCTGGGACACGGCGGCCGCCGGCACGGCGGACGTGTACACCGCGGCGATGCACGATCACCGCCGTCACGTACGCTCCCACCATGGCTGA
- a CDS encoding YbjN domain-containing protein, translating into MAESAPTAPAEIIESTLDDAGLEWESPEPGSYVVKLPGTRKLSTTCSLKVGRHSLSVNAFVIRHPDENEGAVHRWLLERNLKLYGMSYAVDRLGDVYLTARLPLAVVTPPELDRVLGAVLEGADGAFNTLLELGFASAIRKEYEWRVSRGESTRNLDAFKHLTERPAG; encoded by the coding sequence ATGGCTGAGAGCGCCCCGACCGCCCCGGCGGAGATCATCGAGAGCACGCTGGACGACGCCGGGCTGGAGTGGGAGAGCCCCGAGCCCGGGTCGTACGTCGTCAAGCTGCCGGGCACGCGCAAACTGTCGACCACCTGCTCCCTCAAGGTGGGCAGGCACTCCCTGTCGGTCAACGCGTTCGTCATCCGTCACCCGGACGAGAACGAAGGCGCCGTGCACCGCTGGCTGCTGGAGCGCAACCTCAAGCTCTACGGCATGTCCTACGCCGTCGACCGCCTCGGCGACGTCTACCTGACGGCCCGGCTGCCGCTGGCCGTGGTGACCCCGCCGGAGCTGGACCGCGTACTCGGCGCGGTCCTGGAGGGCGCCGACGGGGCCTTCAACACGCTGCTGGAACTGGGCTTCGCGAGCGCCATCCGCAAGGAGTACGAGTGGCGGGTCTCGCGGGGCGAGTCCACCCGCAACCTCGACGCCTTCAAGCACCTGACGGAACGCCCGGCCGGCTGA